From Candidatus Bathyarchaeota archaeon:
GCGCAAGAGAAGTTGCCATGGCAGATACGCTTCTGCGCAGCAAAAACTACCACGTTGAACTCTACGTTGCCGACAAACAACGCAACCCCTTCAACGCAGGACACGCCACAAAACACGCAGTTATTCCCAGCTTGGATGTTGGGGAGATCTGTAAATTCGCTCAAGAAAACAAAGATCACCTCGATTTTGTTTTGGTGGGATCTGAGAACCCCATCATCAAAGGCATCCGCGACTTAATCGAAGAAAAAACAGGCATCCCCGTTATCTGCCCCAAAAAAGCTTACGCCATCGAGGAAAGCAAAGTCGCTCAACGTGTCCTTTTCGAAGAAATCGCGCCCGATGCTAACCCCCGCTTCAAAGTCTTCGACCCAGCTATCTACAAGACAGAAACCGACGTCAAAGAAGCCGTTTATAGATGGCTAGATGAACTGGATAATCAAGCTGTCGTCAAACCTGACAAACCCGCGTTAGGCAAAGGCGTCGGCGTCTGGGGCGACCACTTCGCCACCCGCGAGCAACTCTTTGAACACTTCCTATCCAACTTCAAATACGGCTCAGTCATAATCGAGGAAAAAGTACCTGGCGAAGAATCCAGCTGCATGGGCTTCTGCGACGGCAAACACTTCATCCCACTTCCCGACACACGCGACTACAAACGCGCCTTCGACGACGACCGCGGACCAAACACAGGCGGCATGGGCTCCTACAAAGACTCAGCCGACTACCTGCCATTTCTCACCGCAGCAGACCGCGAATCCGAGTTGGCACTGGCTGAGAAAATCTTTACGGGTTGGCGAAAGAAAATCCCAGACGACACCGCCCTGCGTGGGGTGCCGCTGTATTTGGCGTTTATGCATACGGGCAAGGGTATCAAAATCCTCGAAATCAACAGCCGCCCCGGGGACCCTGAAATCATGAATTTGCTTCCAGTAATAAAAGACGACTTTGTCGATGTGTGCCTAAAAATGGTGGACGGCACCTTAACCAGTGTTGCTATGGAGAAGTCGGCGACGGTTCTAACCTACAAGGTTCCACCAGACTATGGCGGCTATTCTCAAGTCTACGCCGACAAAGTCGTTCAAGCCGAAGTGGGCTCTCCGGTTGATCTCTCAAAAGCCGAAGCCCTCACCCAAAAGTACGGTGACAAAATCCGAATCTACCCCGGCTCCATGGAAATCCGCGACGGCAAAAACTACGCACTCAAATCTCGCGCAATCGGCGTCTTAGGTATCGGCGACAGCATCGAGGAAGCCCGCCAAATCAGCCAAGAAGGAGCCAAAGCCATCACAGGCGGCGCCTTGTGGAACCGCACCGACGTCGCCAGCAAAGAGCACATAGCTAAAAGTATCAATCATATGTGTATGTTGAGGGAAAAGATTTGAAACGACTCTTTATTTCAGACTGTGAAGGACCCATCTCAAAAAACGACAACGCCTACGAGTTAGCAGCAAATTTTATTCCGAGTGGAGACAAACTCTTCAGCAACATAAGCAAATACGACGACGTATTGGCGGATGTGCTGGAGAAGTCGGGTTACTCCGCTGGTAGCACGCTTAGGCTGATTCTGCCGTTTTTCAAAGCATATGGCTTAACTGATCAGCAGGTCGAAGAGTTTTCAGCCAAAAACATCCTTCTTCTCGCAAACACCCAAGCCACACTGCGCCACATCCAACAAGTCGGCGACGCCTTCATCGTCAGCACCAGCTACGAACAATACATCAAAGCATTATGCAAAGCTGTCGAGTTCCCCTACCAAAACACTTACTGCACCAAACTAAACCTCGACAACTACACCATCACACCCCAAGAAGCCGAGAAACTAAAAACTTTTGCTCAAGAAATCGCCCAGATGCCCCTAATAGAAATCCCCTCCAACGCGGTTGCGCTTGGAGATTTCTCACCCGTCGACCAAGCCAGCCTCAAACGCTTAGATGAAATTTTCTGGAAAGAAATCCCGCAGATGTCAGTGGGTAAACTGTTAACTGACGTTGTCACCATCGGGGGCGAACAGAAAGCCCAAGCCATCCGTGACGCCGCAGAACGCTCAGGCGTGCGACTCTCCGACGTGATGTATGTGGGTGACAGCATAACCGATGTGGAAGCCCTCAAACTTGTTCGCGAAGAAGGCGGCTTAGCAGTTTCCTTCAACGGCAACAGCTACGCAGTTAGAAACGCCGAAATCTCGGTCTGTTCAGAAAGCAACCTGGTTCTCGCCATAGTAGCTGACATATTCTGTAGGTTGGGTAAAACTCCTGCTATGAAAGTTTTCATGTACTGGACCCGCGCTGCAGTCGAAGAAAGCGGAACCAGCGGCGCCCTCTTGCGACAAGCCTACAAAGTCTACCCCCGAACCCTGCCGCGACTAGAAATCATCACCCCCAGAAACGTCGATGCCCTCGTCAAAGAGAGCAGCGAGTTTCGAAAGCAAGTGCGCGGAGTCGCTATCGGGAGACTCGGCTAGATGAACCCAAGAATTGATGACACATTCATAGAAGCCTTCGAAGGCATATTCTGCCGCGTAATCGTAACCGCCGACGATGTGGAGACACTGTGCAAAGCCGCGTCGGATTCAACTGCAACTCCTGCAACGGTGATTGGCAGAACTGAGGGCGGCGTCGAACGCTACCTTAGCGCAGACCAAACCCCTGACGGCAGAATCGGCGCAATCTTGCAGTTCTGGGGACAAATCGACCCCAAAAAAACCTTCGAACAGTCGCTAGAGAAATTCGAGAAAGAACTCAGCTACCGCATCCGCCAAGACATCCTCGTAAAACCTTTCACAGCAGTTTTTGATGCCTTGCCAAACGCTGAAGGCAAATTGGACATGATGGAGAGGGTGGGGCACTGCGGTGACGGTTACGAATGGGTGGAGCAACGTCACGGTAGAGAAGTCATCGTGGTTCCTTTGATGGTTCCTGACTTCGTCATCGAACACTACATCGGTTACGCACGTGGAGTGGCAGGCGGCAACTTTTGGTTCATGTGCACCACTAAAGAAGCGCTCAAAGAGGCAGGCAAGAAAGCCCTCGACGCAATCCACGAAGTAGACGGCGTCGTCACCACGTTTGACATCTGTTCAGCAGGCAGTAAACCCGAAACCCATTTCCCCCAGATTGGACCCACAACCAACCACATTTTCTGTCCCTCACTCAAAGCCAAACTGGGCAAAGAATCCAAAGTGCCCGACGGCGTAGGATACATCGCCGAAATCGTCTACGACGGCATCTCAGTTGAAGCCCTAAAAGCAGCCACAAAAGCAGGCATAGAAGCCGCCCTAACCGTTCCCGGAGTGGTGAGGATCTCCGCAGGCAACTACGAGGGCAAACTGGGCAAATACAAAATCCAACTCAGCGAGATATTCCAATGACAAAATTTGACGTAATCGGTTTCGGCGCACTAAACGTTGACACGCTTCTTAAAGTGGATAAGATAGCGGGCGCTGAAGAAGAAAGCTTCATCTACGATTACACCGAAGCATGCGGCGGTTCAGCAGCCAACACCATGGTTGGGTTGGCGAGGTTGGGCTGTAAAGTCGGCTTCATAGGTAAAGTCGCCGACGACCACGAAGGCAAACTGCAAATAGAATGCTTCCAAAAAGAAGGCGTAAACACAGAAGGCATCATCCATGCAGCCAAAGGCAAAAGTGGTGTTTGTCTTGGCTTCGTGGACAAAAAAGGTGCACGAGCCCTCTACATTAACCCCGGCGTCAACGACAGCATCGAATTCCGAGAACTAAACGCCAAATACATAACCGACACTCAATTCCTACATTTGTCCTCGTTTGTGGGTGAGAAATCTTTCCGTGTTCAGAAGAAGTTGATGAGTTTCTTACCTGACAGCGTTAAAGTCAGCTTCGACCCAGGTTCGCTTTATGCGCAGAAGGGACTGGCGGCGATTGAGCCCTTAATCCAGAACTCTACTGTTATGCTGCCTAACGCAGTAGAACTTGGACTCATTACAGGCACCTCAGACATTCCCGCGGGAGCCCAAATGCTGCTTGACATGGGAGTCGAAATAGTCGCCGTCAAGTTGGGCGACAAAGGCTGCTACGTCACCAACGGAGAAGAAAAGAAAACCATCCCTCCCTTCAAAGTCCAAGCCATCGACACCACAGGCGCAGGCGACGCCTTCAACGCAGGTTTTCTCTACGGATTAATCCACAACAAACCCCTCTTCGAATGCGGCAGACTCGGCAATTACGTGGCTTCCAGAAGCGTGATGAAGATGGGCGCACGCGACGGCTTGCCATATGAAAAAGATTTGACGCTAATTTAGTGTCTACAACTGCGGAGCGGCGGCCGTTTGAGTTCATCAAACGTGTTTTTCTAAATCCATCTTGTCTTAACTTCTTTGACCTGCTTGATGTGCCTGTCGTCAGTTAAAATACAATCGCACTCCAAAACAATTCCAGTCGCTGCTATGATTGCGTCGGCAGTCGGCAACTCAGCGTATTTGCATCGGAGTTTCGCCGCTTGAGCAAAACAAGCATCTGCGTCCTTTAGGAGCCGCTTTTGTTGTGTGGCCTTCGTCAGAATAACGCTTATCAGTTTCTATGTATACATTATGTATAGTGAATAATGATGGCGAGACAGATTTCGGTCTCAAACGAAGTCTACGAACTTCTCCTAAAACATAAAGGCAAAAAAAGCTTCTCAGAAGTAATCAAAGAAAGCCTGTCCGAAAAAAAGAAAAAAACCGACATAATGAGATTCGCAGGCGTCATGAAGGACGAAAAAGAGAAACTTGAAGAACTAAAAAAACAGGTAGCCGCCGAAAGAGAAGCAAATTACGGTCGAACATTTGAAGTGGAACAATGACGTTAATAGACACAAGCGTTATCATCGATTTCTTAGCTGGCGACAAAAAAATTGTTTCCTTGATTGAAGAAATCGCCGATAAAGGCGACGTAAAGACAACCAGCATAACCGAATACGAATTACTCAAGCACAAAACAAAACTAAAACGCCACCTCGCCGAAGACTTCCTCTCTGAGCTGACCGTTTACCCTTTCGATTCAGCCGCCGCCAAAGAAGCTGCCAAAACATACAAAGAGTTGCAGGATGCAGGAAAACTGGTCAACGAAAACGATTTACTCATTGTGGGAATCGCGCTGGCTAACGATGAGGTATTACTGACCAGAGACCAAAAACTCGCTAAAATAAACAAAGACAGCGTCAAAGTCGTCTAAAATAGACCTTTCAGTTTAGGCGACCCCCAAACGCAATGCATCCAATTGCCACCTTGTAGAATTCCAAAAACCGACATAATCGCTTTTGCCTCTTTATATAAGGGAGGGGAGGTACTCGGTGAGAGGTCGCGTGGTTTTCAATGTTCAGTGTTTAGTTAAAATGCGTGTTGTCCAGTACAGAACAAGACTGAATAAGTGTTTACATTTTTAAGATGAACCGAATTGAAAGAAGAAGGGGTGGTTTTACTGTTTTTTGAGTTGGGCGTATGCTTCTTTTTGCATTGCCTCAAATGCTTTGGGGTCTTCACGCAAGACCTTTGGGATATAGGCGCACGCTGGGTCTGAAGCGAACAAGTCGCCAGTGTAGTATTCAGCGCGTGTTCTGCATCCGCCGCAGATTTCTCGGTATTCGCATACTCCACATCTGCCTTTGAGGTTGTTCTTGTTGCGTAGTTTGAGGTGGAATTCGCTTTTCTGTAGGTCTTCCCATGCCTGGCGCAGTTTGGTTTCTTTGACGTTGCCGACTCTGTAGCCTTCGTGGAAGCCGCAGCTTCGGTAGTCGCCGTTTTCTGTGATGCCGATGTAGTTGCCGCCGATGGTGCATCTGCCGAGGTAGCCTTCGTTGAACCAGTCCCAGAAGTCCGCTGTGTTTTTCTGTTTGACTATGCGAGCGTAAAAGGGCGCATATACGTTGACTTTGACTTTGCCGTAGAGTTTACGTTGGATTTCGTAGATTTCGTTAAAGGCAACTTCGTATTGTTCGGGTGTAGGGGCGATGTCTTCCATGTGTTCGCCTGCTCTGCCGACTGGTACGAGGTTGTGATAGACCACTGAACGTGCATGGTATTGCTCTGCCAACGCTGCAGTGTGTGGCATCTGGTGAATGTTATGCTTAGTCATAGTTGTGACCAAGCAGTCGAGTAATCCGACGCTGCTAAGTTTCTGCATAGCATGCATCGCTTTATCGTAGCCGCCGGGGCGTCGGATTTTATCGTTCATGTCTCGTTCGCCATCGATGCTTATGGCGGTTTTAACGTTATACTTTGTTAATTTGTTAAAGCGTTCTTCATCCCACGCATAGCCGCTTGTAATCAAACTCACGTTTAAGCCGTGTTCTTTTTCGGCGTATTCGATGATTTCCCAGATGTCTGGGCGAACCAATGGCTCTCCGCCGCTGATTCCAAACCATTGTGAGCCAAAATCTGCTATTTCATCAACCATATGTTTAGCTTGTTCAGTGCTTAGCTCTTGGTCTTTTGCGTAGTCTTTAATGTAGCTGCAGTAGGTGCAAGAGCCAACACAGTTTCGGGTACAGCGCCAAACAACCATGAACAAAGGGGTTGTGGTAGGATTCATTCAATTCACGGAGAAACATAAGATTTGCCTAGCTGATATAAAACTTACTCTAACAAACCATGTTTCTACATCTGCCCTCTCCATGCAGAAGCAGCCAACCAAACCCCCTATTCAGAAACGGAACTGCTTATTTTACGCCGATTCTGCAGGAACCCCTCAACCACAAAAACCGCCAAAGCCAAACCCGTAATGAGCGTCAATAGCGAAAAGAACACTTTGAACTCGTAATTCTCAACCTCAAAATGCACCGCAAAAATCACAAGCTCCACCACCAAAATCCCCAAAAAAACCGCCGCGTACAACCACATCTTGGGCACTAACCTGCGACCCAGCCATACTTGTCCTTTGAGCGAGGCTTTTTTTGCCACCCAGTACTCGCCGAACTCGTTCTTGGCCAAATAGCCTGCGTCTTCAAGCTTCTGCAGATGCCGATACGCCACGCTTGGGCTGCTGAGGTTGACGCCTTTGGTTACGTCTCTGGGTCCGACGGGTTTGTGTTTTTTTGCTACGTAGAGGTAGACGTTTAGGGTGATTCCCTGCAGTTCCTCGGCTTGGGACATTTTTTCATCTCTGCCTATTTCTGCATTAGTGCGGTTTTAGGCGTATTAGCTTTGCTAATAAATTTAGCTGGTTTGCTGGTTGTCAACTGTGCCCTCCATAAACTGCTTTTGACTGTTCTCGGTTGTTTGGTGATTTTTTCTTTCGCTGTTGAATTTTTACTCAAAAAAACTTTGTTAAAGCCCAAAACACCGCCCAAAACAGCTATTTCGGCATGTTCGCGAAAAAGTTTAATAAGTCAGCGCTTAGAATTACCTCTTTATTTGAGAAGGTTATCGAAAAATGAGTAACGAATCACAACTAGTTGTAAACCCAGCACCACACATACACAGTCCAATGACAAAAAACCGCATGATGCAATTAACATTCTTCGCAATACTCGCCACACTTATTGTCTCAGCAGCTTTATGGTCTCAAGTCACAACTACCTCTGGATGGAACCTAGGCGTAACCGTTGTCGTATGCATAATCATCGCAGTCGGTCTAGCCGTAGCGTTTGACTTCCTGATCGGCAAAGCAGCAGCAGACAGTGAAGTTAACACATGGTCCGCAGCAGTTTTTGGACTAATAGTTGTTGCATGTTATACTCTTGGCGTACCCGCCATGAACACTGAAACTGGCTTGCCGGTTGAAGCGCCCCTTGCATTCTACTACGTTGCAATAATTACACTTCTCGGGTTGGTCGTTTTCAAGAAAGTTATGAGTCTAGCAGGACGAAAACCCGTTAACCCCGCTGCAGCAGCCAAGTTCCTTGTACTGCTTCCAAGTTTGCCCGCAACCCTTCTAGCAGTTGACCACCTAAGTACAGGGCCACTCGGTGTTCCATCTTTGGCAGGTCCAATAGGCGCAGCTCCTACAGCAATTGGAACCAACGGCATGGCTGGCTTTGGTAGCTACCTACAAGGTTGTTACGCAAACCCCATGAACATGATGGGTTCATTGCCAAGCATTGAGCAACTTATGATTCTTGAAAAGTACCACGGATGGACCGGTGGAGCATGCAGCATCGCAGTCATCATCGCAGGCATCGCGCTTTTCGCAATCGGACGCAAATACTTCAAATGGAAAATCACCGCCAGCTACTTAATCGCTATTTCAGTAGCTTCAATCATATTCTCACTGATCTTCGGAGACGCAGATCTCACAACAAGACTACTATTTGAGGTCTTCATGGGTAGCTCCATATTTATGGCGTTCTTTATGGCAACAGACCCCGCGACAACACCCTACAGTGGAATCGGACAAATCATCTTCGGCGTCGGCCTCGCAATTCTAACCATACTGATACAAACCTTTATGGGCTTCTTCGGCGGCTCTTTGCTAGCATTGTTGATCATGAACCTCACAGTGCCCCTTATCGACAAGGTACGCATCAACAAACCCTTCGGGAGATG
This genomic window contains:
- a CDS encoding HAD hydrolase family protein; amino-acid sequence: MKRLFISDCEGPISKNDNAYELAANFIPSGDKLFSNISKYDDVLADVLEKSGYSAGSTLRLILPFFKAYGLTDQQVEEFSAKNILLLANTQATLRHIQQVGDAFIVSTSYEQYIKALCKAVEFPYQNTYCTKLNLDNYTITPQEAEKLKTFAQEIAQMPLIEIPSNAVALGDFSPVDQASLKRLDEIFWKEIPQMSVGKLLTDVVTIGGEQKAQAIRDAAERSGVRLSDVMYVGDSITDVEALKLVREEGGLAVSFNGNSYAVRNAEISVCSESNLVLAIVADIFCRLGKTPAMKVFMYWTRAAVEESGTSGALLRQAYKVYPRTLPRLEIITPRNVDALVKESSEFRKQVRGVAIGRLG
- a CDS encoding formylmethanofuran--tetrahydromethanopterin N-formyltransferase → MNPRIDDTFIEAFEGIFCRVIVTADDVETLCKAASDSTATPATVIGRTEGGVERYLSADQTPDGRIGAILQFWGQIDPKKTFEQSLEKFEKELSYRIRQDILVKPFTAVFDALPNAEGKLDMMERVGHCGDGYEWVEQRHGREVIVVPLMVPDFVIEHYIGYARGVAGGNFWFMCTTKEALKEAGKKALDAIHEVDGVVTTFDICSAGSKPETHFPQIGPTTNHIFCPSLKAKLGKESKVPDGVGYIAEIVYDGISVEALKAATKAGIEAALTVPGVVRISAGNYEGKLGKYKIQLSEIFQ
- a CDS encoding carbohydrate kinase family protein, which translates into the protein MTKFDVIGFGALNVDTLLKVDKIAGAEEESFIYDYTEACGGSAANTMVGLARLGCKVGFIGKVADDHEGKLQIECFQKEGVNTEGIIHAAKGKSGVCLGFVDKKGARALYINPGVNDSIEFRELNAKYITDTQFLHLSSFVGEKSFRVQKKLMSFLPDSVKVSFDPGSLYAQKGLAAIEPLIQNSTVMLPNAVELGLITGTSDIPAGAQMLLDMGVEIVAVKLGDKGCYVTNGEEKKTIPPFKVQAIDTTGAGDAFNAGFLYGLIHNKPLFECGRLGNYVASRSVMKMGARDGLPYEKDLTLI
- a CDS encoding type II toxin-antitoxin system VapC family toxin, which encodes MTLIDTSVIIDFLAGDKKIVSLIEEIADKGDVKTTSITEYELLKHKTKLKRHLAEDFLSELTVYPFDSAAAKEAAKTYKELQDAGKLVNENDLLIVGIALANDEVLLTRDQKLAKINKDSVKVV
- a CDS encoding radical SAM protein is translated as MNPTTTPLFMVVWRCTRNCVGSCTYCSYIKDYAKDQELSTEQAKHMVDEIADFGSQWFGISGGEPLVRPDIWEIIEYAEKEHGLNVSLITSGYAWDEERFNKLTKYNVKTAISIDGERDMNDKIRRPGGYDKAMHAMQKLSSVGLLDCLVTTMTKHNIHQMPHTAALAEQYHARSVVYHNLVPVGRAGEHMEDIAPTPEQYEVAFNEIYEIQRKLYGKVKVNVYAPFYARIVKQKNTADFWDWFNEGYLGRCTIGGNYIGITENGDYRSCGFHEGYRVGNVKETKLRQAWEDLQKSEFHLKLRNKNNLKGRCGVCEYREICGGCRTRAEYYTGDLFASDPACAYIPKVLREDPKAFEAMQKEAYAQLKKQ
- a CDS encoding RnfABCDGE type electron transport complex subunit D is translated as MSNESQLVVNPAPHIHSPMTKNRMMQLTFFAILATLIVSAALWSQVTTTSGWNLGVTVVVCIIIAVGLAVAFDFLIGKAAADSEVNTWSAAVFGLIVVACYTLGVPAMNTETGLPVEAPLAFYYVAIITLLGLVVFKKVMSLAGRKPVNPAAAAKFLVLLPSLPATLLAVDHLSTGPLGVPSLAGPIGAAPTAIGTNGMAGFGSYLQGCYANPMNMMGSLPSIEQLMILEKYHGWTGGACSIAVIIAGIALFAIGRKYFKWKITASYLIAISVASIIFSLIFGDADLTTRLLFEVFMGSSIFMAFFMATDPATTPYSGIGQIIFGVGLAILTILIQTFMGFFGGSLLALLIMNLTVPLIDKVRINKPFGR